In the Dyella jiangningensis genome, one interval contains:
- a CDS encoding pepsin/retropepsin-like aspartic protease family protein, producing MEYRHLARFGYFSLLGFMLTLHPGDGRTVELKPDGDMPSALADAAAGEVFRLEAQLPAIRDPGFALLARARIAAGRMDAPEARRLVDRYLASAQRSPAECALAWPITADASFAAGDYARAAQAAHAWQKALADDDISDEQQADALQMATLSDQLSRAPSQQVTAYEPHAVTITRDKVGLPRTRVTINGASQESVLDTGANLSVVSLSTARKLKLRIMDGAVSVGSSSRQAVATRIGVADHLALAGLELEHVAFLVLDDDQLSMPVPGGYRIDAIVGFPVLRELERIQFTSDGHLVPSRSTAGKHEAGNLRLAGSDLYVDVRLNDLPVAMHLDSGGSHSALSSRFAREHADLLEGLAAQKDHVAGAGGARDRTSVTWPQVRVHIADQQALMSGISVSLSDAGNVKEPNVLGGDILRAFDGWTIDFRRMQLDVGAPMMQAASAKAAPAR from the coding sequence ATGGAATATCGGCACCTGGCCCGGTTCGGATACTTCTCGCTGTTGGGCTTCATGCTCACCCTCCATCCCGGCGATGGCCGCACCGTCGAGCTGAAGCCCGACGGCGACATGCCGTCAGCCCTTGCGGACGCCGCCGCGGGCGAGGTGTTTCGCCTGGAAGCCCAGCTGCCCGCGATCAGGGACCCGGGCTTCGCCCTGCTCGCCCGCGCCCGGATCGCCGCTGGACGCATGGATGCACCAGAAGCCCGTCGTCTGGTGGACCGCTATCTCGCCAGTGCGCAACGCAGCCCTGCCGAATGCGCGCTGGCGTGGCCCATCACGGCGGACGCCAGCTTTGCAGCAGGCGATTACGCCCGCGCGGCGCAGGCGGCCCATGCCTGGCAGAAGGCATTGGCCGATGACGACATCAGTGACGAACAGCAGGCCGACGCACTGCAGATGGCGACGCTTTCGGATCAGTTGAGCCGTGCGCCGTCGCAACAGGTCACCGCCTACGAGCCACACGCGGTGACGATCACCCGCGACAAGGTCGGCCTGCCGCGAACCCGCGTAACCATCAACGGCGCATCCCAGGAGTCGGTGCTCGACACCGGCGCCAATCTCTCGGTCGTTTCCCTGAGCACGGCCCGCAAACTCAAGCTGCGCATCATGGATGGCGCCGTGAGCGTGGGCAGTTCGAGCCGCCAGGCCGTGGCGACACGCATCGGCGTGGCGGACCACCTGGCTCTTGCCGGACTCGAACTCGAACACGTCGCCTTCCTCGTGCTCGACGACGACCAGCTGAGCATGCCCGTGCCGGGTGGTTATCGCATCGACGCCATCGTGGGTTTTCCGGTGCTGCGCGAACTCGAACGGATACAGTTCACCTCGGACGGACATCTCGTGCCTTCGCGCAGCACGGCAGGCAAGCACGAAGCCGGCAATCTCCGCCTGGCCGGCAGCGATCTCTATGTCGATGTGCGCTTGAACGATCTTCCGGTGGCGATGCACCTCGACAGTGGCGGCTCGCATTCGGCGCTGTCGTCGCGATTCGCGCGCGAGCACGCGGACCTGCTCGAAGGCCTCGCGGCGCAGAAGGACCACGTCGCAGGCGCCGGTGGTGCGCGCGACAGGACCTCGGTGACGTGGCCGCAGGTGCGCGTCCACATTGCCGATCAGCAAGCATTGATGAGCGGCATCAGCGTGTCGCTGAGCGACGCCGGCAACGTCAAGGAACCGAATGTGCTCGGCGGCGACATCCTTCGCGCGTTCGACGGATGGACGATCGATTTCCGCCGCATGCAGCTCGATGTCGGTGCACCGATGATGCAGGCGGCATCCGCCAAGGCAGCGCCTGCCCGTTGA
- a CDS encoding amidohydrolase — MQALRISLVQGATRWHDAVANREYYGELVRRVSGQTDLVVLPETFLSGFSNDTRASADTMDGEGVAWMRALAQEVGAVLCGSLAIREGDKVFNRLIWARPDGSFAQYDKRHLFRMAGEHTRYGGGNERLIVELKGWRILPQVCYDLRFPVWLRNGRREEAAGGMDYDLAIFVANWPAPRRQPWRTLLRARAIENLSYVIGVNRVGVDGNDLPYAGDSAVLDPVGEPLVELGPQEQVVTVTVDPAPLLAHRERFPAWMDADRFTLDPT, encoded by the coding sequence ATGCAAGCTCTGAGAATTTCCCTCGTGCAGGGCGCCACGCGTTGGCACGACGCAGTGGCCAATCGCGAGTATTACGGTGAACTGGTGCGTCGCGTCAGCGGCCAGACCGATCTCGTCGTGCTGCCGGAGACCTTCCTTTCCGGCTTCAGCAACGACACGCGCGCCAGCGCCGATACGATGGACGGCGAGGGCGTGGCATGGATGCGCGCGCTCGCGCAGGAAGTGGGCGCGGTGTTGTGCGGCAGCCTCGCGATCCGCGAAGGCGACAAGGTGTTCAACCGCCTGATCTGGGCGCGCCCCGATGGCAGCTTTGCGCAATACGACAAGCGCCATCTGTTCCGCATGGCCGGCGAGCACACGCGCTACGGCGGCGGCAACGAACGCCTGATCGTCGAGCTCAAGGGTTGGCGCATTCTTCCGCAGGTCTGCTACGACCTGCGCTTCCCGGTATGGCTACGCAATGGTCGTCGCGAAGAAGCGGCCGGCGGCATGGATTACGACCTGGCGATCTTCGTGGCCAACTGGCCCGCGCCTCGTCGCCAGCCGTGGCGCACGCTGCTGCGAGCGCGTGCCATCGAAAACCTGAGCTATGTGATCGGGGTCAACCGCGTGGGCGTGGACGGCAACGACCTGCCGTACGCCGGTGATAGCGCCGTGCTCGATCCTGTCGGTGAACCGCTGGTCGAGCTGGGTCCGCAGGAACAGGTGGTGACGGTGACGGTCGATCCGGCACCGCTGCTCGCCCATCGCGAGCGCTTCCCTGCATGGATGGACGCCGATCGCTTCACGCTGGATCCGACCTGA
- a CDS encoding pyridoxal phosphate-dependent aminotransferase — MYIDTKLPKVGTTIFSVMSQLAVEHKAVNLGQGFPDFEPPEALREAVTRAMAEGRNQYAPGIGLQPLREQIALKTERMYGHKLSADTEVTVTSGATEALFAAIAAVVRAGDEVIVFDPAYDSYEPAIELQGARAVHIPLQAPTFSVDWQRVRDAVTPKTRMILINSPHNPTGAVLSSADLDELAAIVRDTEIVVLSDEVYEHIVYDGAHHQSVLRHAELAARSFVVSSFGKTYHCTGWKVGYAVAPKALSAEFRKVHQYLTFCTFHPAQVAFAEFMASTPEHYLELPAFYQAKRDRFRELIKPSRFKLLDVPGGYFQLVDYSAISNKDDVAFCEWMVKEGGVAAIPLTPFYETAPGTHLLRLCFAKSDATMEAAAERLCKL; from the coding sequence ATGTACATCGACACCAAGCTGCCGAAAGTCGGTACCACCATCTTCAGCGTCATGAGCCAGCTGGCGGTCGAGCACAAGGCCGTGAACCTGGGGCAGGGCTTTCCCGATTTCGAGCCGCCCGAAGCCTTGCGCGAAGCGGTGACGCGCGCGATGGCCGAAGGGCGCAACCAATACGCGCCCGGCATCGGCCTGCAGCCGCTGCGCGAGCAGATTGCGCTCAAGACGGAGCGCATGTACGGCCATAAGCTGAGCGCGGACACCGAGGTGACGGTGACCTCGGGCGCGACCGAGGCACTGTTCGCCGCCATCGCCGCCGTGGTGCGCGCAGGCGACGAAGTGATCGTGTTCGATCCGGCCTACGACAGCTACGAGCCGGCGATCGAGCTGCAAGGCGCGCGCGCCGTGCATATACCGCTGCAGGCGCCGACGTTCTCGGTCGACTGGCAGCGCGTGCGCGATGCGGTTACGCCGAAGACGCGCATGATCCTCATCAACAGCCCGCACAATCCCACCGGTGCCGTGCTGTCCTCCGCGGATCTCGACGAACTCGCCGCCATCGTGCGCGATACCGAGATCGTGGTGCTGTCGGATGAGGTGTACGAACACATCGTGTACGACGGCGCGCATCACCAGAGCGTGCTGCGCCATGCGGAACTCGCTGCGCGCAGCTTCGTGGTGTCCTCGTTCGGCAAGACCTATCACTGCACCGGCTGGAAGGTCGGTTACGCCGTGGCGCCGAAGGCGTTGTCGGCGGAATTCCGCAAGGTGCATCAGTACCTCACGTTCTGCACCTTTCATCCGGCGCAGGTGGCCTTCGCCGAATTCATGGCGAGCACGCCGGAGCATTACCTGGAACTGCCTGCGTTCTACCAGGCCAAGCGCGATCGCTTCCGCGAACTGATCAAGCCGTCGCGCTTCAAGCTGCTGGACGTGCCGGGCGGTTATTTCCAGCTGGTGGATTATTCCGCCATCAGCAACAAGGACGATGTGGCGTTCTGCGAATGGATGGTGAAGGAAGGTGGCGTCGCCGCGATTCCGCTCACGCCGTTCTACGAGACGGCGCCGGGCACGCACCTGCTGCGTCTCTGCTTCGCCAAGAGCGACGCCACCATGGAAGCCGCCGCGGAGCGCCTATGCAAGCTCTGA
- a CDS encoding LysR substrate-binding domain-containing protein — protein MTVLDGALQDLNDLYFFAAVVEHGGFSSAGRALGIPKSRLSKRIAQLEERLGVRLLQRTTRRFVVTEVGERFYGHCRAVLEEARAAQEAVEEVRSEPRGVVRVSCPVSLVQTVVGHILPDFLAQHPKMQVRLHATDRRVDVIGEGFDVAIRVRSKLDTDATLVMRTFGQSRVLLVASPELLKRYGRPQEPADVSQLPALSNFEHEGAQSWELLDAQGERVIVDIHPRLICGDFAALLQSCKRGIGVALLPEFVCGPGIERGELEVVLPEWSVPQGTMHFVYPSRRGLLPGVRAFVDFLAERLPDTVREKHAQCNRYV, from the coding sequence ATGACAGTCTTGGACGGCGCCCTGCAGGATCTGAACGACCTGTACTTCTTTGCGGCGGTGGTGGAGCACGGTGGCTTTTCATCCGCGGGACGGGCGCTGGGCATCCCCAAGTCGCGGCTCAGCAAGCGCATCGCTCAGTTGGAGGAACGCCTGGGCGTTCGCCTCCTGCAGCGGACCACCCGCCGCTTCGTGGTCACCGAAGTCGGCGAGCGGTTCTACGGCCATTGCCGCGCCGTACTGGAAGAAGCGCGCGCCGCACAGGAAGCGGTGGAAGAGGTGCGTTCCGAGCCGCGCGGCGTGGTGAGGGTGAGCTGCCCGGTCTCGCTCGTGCAAACGGTCGTGGGCCACATTCTTCCGGATTTCCTCGCCCAGCATCCGAAGATGCAGGTACGCCTCCACGCGACGGACCGCCGCGTCGATGTCATCGGCGAGGGTTTCGACGTCGCCATCCGTGTGCGCAGCAAGCTCGATACCGACGCCACTCTCGTCATGCGCACGTTCGGGCAATCGCGCGTGCTGCTGGTGGCCAGCCCGGAACTCCTCAAGCGCTATGGGCGTCCGCAGGAACCCGCCGACGTTTCGCAGCTGCCTGCACTTAGCAACTTCGAGCACGAGGGTGCGCAAAGCTGGGAGCTGCTGGATGCGCAGGGCGAGCGCGTGATCGTGGACATCCACCCGCGCCTGATCTGCGGCGATTTCGCTGCCTTGCTGCAGAGCTGCAAGCGTGGCATCGGCGTGGCGCTGCTGCCCGAATTCGTCTGCGGCCCGGGCATCGAGCGTGGCGAGCTCGAGGTCGTGCTGCCGGAGTGGAGCGTGCCGCAGGGCACCATGCATTTCGTCTATCCGAGCCGTCGCGGCCTCCTGCCCGGCGTGCGGGCCTTCGTGGATTTCCTCGCCGAACGTCTGCCCGACACGGTGCGTGAAAAGCATGCCCAGTGCAACAGATACGTCTGA
- a CDS encoding FMN-dependent NADH-azoreductase — MKLLHLDASALGSHSVSRTLTAAIVAELTRNTPAAEVIYHDLVANPLPHWTPVSDASDPAAVLSSQMLEEFLAADVVVIGAPMYNFSIPSQLKAWIDRVAVAGKTFRYTANGPEGLAGGKRIIIASSRGGVYSEGSAAAPMDFQETYLRAVFGFLGVTDLEFIRAEGVNLGEDNKVESLKTAHASIGVVTRKAA, encoded by the coding sequence ATGAAACTGCTGCATCTTGACGCCAGCGCGCTGGGTAGCCACTCCGTCTCGCGTACGTTGACCGCCGCCATCGTAGCCGAACTGACCAGAAACACCCCCGCCGCGGAAGTGATCTACCACGATCTGGTGGCCAACCCGCTGCCGCACTGGACCCCGGTGTCCGACGCCAGCGACCCGGCCGCCGTACTGAGCAGCCAGATGCTGGAAGAGTTCCTGGCGGCGGACGTGGTGGTCATCGGTGCCCCGATGTACAACTTCTCGATCCCCAGCCAGCTGAAGGCATGGATCGATCGGGTGGCCGTCGCCGGCAAGACCTTCCGCTACACCGCCAATGGCCCCGAGGGCCTCGCCGGTGGCAAGCGCATCATCATCGCCTCCTCCCGCGGTGGCGTGTACAGCGAAGGCAGTGCCGCGGCTCCGATGGACTTCCAGGAGACCTACCTGCGTGCGGTGTTCGGCTTCCTTGGCGTCACCGATCTCGAGTTCATCCGCGCCGAGGGTGTGAATCTCGGCGAGGACAACAAGGTGGAATCGCTGAAGACGGCGCATGCGTCGATTGGCGTGGTCACGCGCAAGGCTGCATGA